The Algoriphagus halophilus genome window below encodes:
- a CDS encoding sensor histidine kinase has protein sequence MNHSILNSTQLFFFLFGLIWATIPEAKSQEIQLETISISNGLASPQVMDVMQDSYGLIWVGTSNGLQRYDGYSWKTYRNIIGNANSLQHNMIFDIAEDANRNLWIANEFGLTYFDRAKNTFKNYNIDSTFKTAGASRTLQVLPDSQGRIWASTLGFEIIQFDPESDTWIQAPYANINGKPAVHSYISMFVYEDNAGGIWGGSANHGLMYLPKGASEFRPIKFDIENTLNSFENTISEIYEDKDGILWITSRQGIFKYDVANNKLREIVTYDSGNEDIATFLNSIREDSEGNIWILNNYRGILKFEGNSDQYTEVLIPGNRKMNTGFWTNRLTELMIDKSGIFWFGSRAEGLFKYDPVNQPFKFYSHNAEDPNSLSQGGTYGLFASKISPGKIYIGTRGNGINIFNEEDESIQKVGFSSANDMFGGSARSIYEQADGTIWVGTWGDGLIKMDQNYQELKRYKRTNEDDKKGLPNDQVRVIREDKKGNIWIGTNGGLTVLNPASDDFNEIVSKYSQTYPNEILDQVRTWLQTGQEITSIKEVGQSEELTQGFEISERGSYYLVTVGEGDAASMADYGWLQNSAGETIIGMESIDNSLWAGGAFKNRLQITQVELNPGSYSLRYRSDDSHHFNSWNDLEPDLLPLYGIAIFKQDGELAKQSTVVNVNEQNVEIIIQDANISDIEMGEKYIWIASANAGVTRIDPETNSVRYYTSDPLDPTTLSNTQVFDVMEYNGQLWMATYGGINILDIASDEITYYTEQDGLPTNFIETVLPGENGEMWFSTQNGLIQMMQSEALDKVTFINYNEDDGLGGDSFISLAADKTREGNFYFGGDHGLTTFSTVASNKIPPSVIISNLLISNLSVYEMGENSPLEVDLLSSDEISLQYDQNDLSFEYAALHYANPTKNQYAHMLEGLDQDWIYDNRNFASYTNLEPGTYTFKVIASNAYGIWNEEGKNLQITILPPWWKTWWAYLIYLLIAIGIIAAVFALFRKRIQLKEREKTRLKEIAHAKEIEKAYAELKSTQNQLIQSEKMASLGELTAGIAHEIQNPLNFVNNFSEVSSEMLDELHEELEKGELEEVKLLASEIKGNLNKITHHGKRADSIVKGMLEHSRTNKGEKELTDLNALADEFVRLSYHGLRAKDKTFNSDFILKLDPDLPNLHVVASDIGRVILNLVNNAFYACSERSRSSVKENGKSGSNDYHPEVVVSTRKVKKGIELIVKDNGSGIPESIKEKIFQPFFTTKPTGSGTGLGLSLSYDIVKAHGGDLRVKSVDGEGTEMVLFLPLTDQIKINEVLTPNTQP, from the coding sequence ATGAACCATTCGATTTTAAACTCAACCCAACTTTTCTTTTTTCTATTTGGTTTGATTTGGGCAACTATCCCTGAAGCTAAATCCCAGGAAATCCAACTGGAAACCATCTCTATCTCCAACGGACTCGCATCTCCTCAAGTGATGGATGTAATGCAAGATAGTTATGGATTAATTTGGGTTGGTACTTCAAATGGGCTTCAACGATATGATGGTTATAGCTGGAAAACCTACCGTAACATCATTGGAAATGCGAATAGCCTTCAACATAATATGATTTTTGATATTGCGGAAGATGCCAACCGCAACCTTTGGATTGCTAACGAATTTGGACTTACCTACTTTGACCGGGCAAAAAACACCTTCAAAAATTATAATATTGATTCCACTTTTAAGACAGCAGGAGCATCAAGAACGCTCCAGGTCCTTCCTGATTCTCAAGGTAGAATTTGGGCCAGTACTTTAGGATTTGAAATTATTCAATTTGATCCGGAATCAGATACATGGATCCAAGCCCCCTATGCAAATATAAATGGAAAGCCGGCAGTCCATTCTTACATATCCATGTTTGTTTATGAGGATAATGCAGGAGGAATATGGGGAGGTTCAGCCAACCATGGTCTCATGTACCTTCCCAAAGGAGCTTCAGAGTTTAGACCCATAAAATTTGATATAGAAAACACCTTAAACAGCTTTGAAAATACCATTTCAGAAATCTATGAAGACAAAGATGGAATTCTTTGGATTACCAGCCGCCAAGGAATTTTCAAATATGATGTAGCAAATAACAAGCTCAGGGAAATAGTCACTTATGATTCTGGAAATGAAGATATTGCTACTTTTTTAAATTCGATAAGGGAGGATTCTGAGGGTAATATTTGGATTTTGAACAACTATCGTGGCATACTCAAGTTTGAAGGAAACAGCGACCAATACACCGAAGTTTTGATACCTGGAAATCGGAAAATGAATACTGGGTTTTGGACAAATCGATTGACAGAATTGATGATTGACAAAAGTGGAATATTTTGGTTCGGTTCACGCGCAGAAGGCCTATTCAAATACGATCCTGTCAATCAACCTTTTAAGTTTTATAGCCACAACGCAGAAGATCCAAATTCATTGAGCCAGGGAGGAACGTATGGACTCTTTGCTTCCAAGATCTCACCGGGGAAAATTTATATAGGTACTCGTGGAAATGGAATAAACATCTTCAATGAAGAAGATGAAAGTATACAAAAAGTAGGATTCTCATCAGCAAATGACATGTTTGGAGGGTCTGCTAGATCAATTTATGAGCAGGCCGATGGCACCATTTGGGTGGGTACTTGGGGGGACGGGTTGATTAAAATGGATCAAAACTACCAAGAACTTAAACGGTACAAAAGAACCAATGAGGACGACAAAAAGGGGTTGCCAAATGATCAAGTAAGGGTAATCCGAGAAGATAAAAAGGGGAATATATGGATTGGAACCAACGGCGGGTTAACAGTACTTAATCCTGCTTCAGATGATTTTAATGAAATAGTAAGTAAATACAGCCAAACCTACCCCAATGAAATTCTCGATCAGGTAAGAACCTGGCTGCAGACGGGGCAGGAGATTACAAGTATCAAGGAAGTGGGGCAATCCGAAGAGCTAACGCAAGGATTTGAAATTTCTGAACGGGGCTCATATTACCTAGTAACAGTAGGAGAAGGAGATGCTGCAAGTATGGCTGATTATGGATGGCTTCAAAACTCCGCAGGAGAAACCATCATTGGAATGGAATCGATAGATAATTCACTTTGGGCAGGTGGGGCTTTCAAAAATAGACTTCAGATCACTCAGGTCGAACTCAATCCTGGATCCTATTCTCTACGGTATCGATCAGATGATAGCCACCATTTCAATAGTTGGAATGATCTAGAACCTGACTTGTTACCACTTTATGGTATTGCTATTTTTAAGCAAGACGGAGAATTAGCAAAACAATCCACCGTAGTCAATGTCAATGAACAGAATGTCGAAATCATTATTCAGGATGCCAATATCTCTGACATAGAAATGGGTGAGAAATATATATGGATTGCCAGTGCCAATGCAGGAGTTACTAGAATTGATCCTGAAACCAATTCGGTGAGATACTATACCAGTGATCCTTTAGACCCTACAACTTTAAGTAATACACAGGTTTTTGATGTCATGGAATACAATGGGCAGCTTTGGATGGCGACTTATGGAGGGATTAATATTTTGGATATAGCAAGCGATGAAATCACTTACTACACAGAACAGGATGGCCTGCCCACCAATTTTATAGAAACTGTTTTGCCAGGGGAAAATGGAGAAATGTGGTTTTCAACCCAAAATGGACTAATCCAAATGATGCAAAGTGAAGCTTTGGATAAAGTCACTTTTATTAATTACAATGAGGATGATGGTCTTGGCGGTGATTCCTTTATTTCCCTTGCAGCGGATAAAACTCGAGAAGGTAATTTTTATTTCGGAGGAGATCATGGGCTTACTACTTTCTCCACCGTGGCCTCAAATAAAATTCCCCCTTCAGTGATCATATCAAATTTATTGATATCCAATCTTTCCGTGTACGAGATGGGAGAAAACTCTCCATTGGAGGTGGATTTACTTTCCTCAGATGAAATTAGCCTTCAGTACGATCAGAATGATTTGAGTTTTGAATACGCGGCACTTCATTATGCCAATCCTACGAAAAACCAATATGCGCATATGCTCGAAGGTTTAGACCAGGATTGGATTTATGATAATAGAAATTTTGCATCTTACACCAACCTTGAGCCAGGAACCTATACTTTCAAAGTCATCGCTTCCAATGCCTACGGGATATGGAATGAAGAAGGTAAGAACTTACAAATCACAATACTACCTCCCTGGTGGAAAACTTGGTGGGCTTATCTGATTTACCTATTGATTGCAATAGGCATTATTGCAGCTGTTTTTGCCCTATTTAGAAAAAGGATCCAATTAAAGGAACGGGAGAAAACCAGACTCAAAGAAATCGCCCATGCCAAAGAAATAGAAAAAGCCTATGCAGAGCTGAAATCCACCCAAAATCAACTCATCCAATCTGAAAAAATGGCTTCGCTTGGGGAACTTACAGCTGGCATTGCCCATGAAATTCAAAATCCGCTCAACTTCGTGAATAACTTCTCAGAGGTAAGTTCAGAAATGTTAGATGAACTTCATGAAGAATTGGAAAAAGGAGAGTTGGAGGAAGTCAAGCTCCTAGCCTCAGAAATTAAAGGCAACCTCAACAAAATCACCCACCATGGGAAACGTGCAGACTCCATTGTCAAAGGAATGCTAGAACATAGCCGAACCAACAAAGGAGAGAAAGAACTTACTGACCTCAATGCATTGGCAGATGAGTTTGTTAGACTTTCATATCATGGCCTTCGTGCCAAAGACAAAACATTCAATTCAGATTTTATCTTGAAGCTCGATCCTGATCTTCCAAACCTTCATGTTGTGGCTTCTGATATTGGAAGGGTGATTCTGAACTTGGTGAATAATGCATTTTACGCCTGCTCTGAGCGAAGCCGAAGTTCAGTCAAGGAGAATGGGAAATCAGGATCAAATGACTATCATCCAGAAGTGGTAGTGAGCACGAGAAAAGTAAAAAAAGGAATCGAGCTCATAGTAAAAGATAATGGTTCGGGCATCCCGGAATCCATCAAAGAGAAAATCTTCCAACCTTTCTTTACCACCAAGCCGACTGGTTCTGGTACTGGGCTAGGATTGTCTCTCAGCTATGATATAGTGAAAGCACATGGAGGAGACTTACGTGTGAAAAGTGTGGATGGAGAGGGTACTGAAATGGTCCTCTTCTTACCATTAACAGATCAAATAAAAATAAATGAAGTGTTGACCCCAAACACTCAACCTTAA